A window of bacterium contains these coding sequences:
- a CDS encoding DUF2341 domain-containing protein — translation MSWLSNWSYRKKITIQGQSGAGIDYQVLLKVGESSGASGCDFHVEGHSANFPNADDNFDDNLLNDYLWKKIINGNNVSVEEQNGRIEASVTATSGTNYGLLKSKFYLSGDFDIQIDFSNLDLESKEFGFIRLAISIDANNYAYCQREYRNSYGHNYFAGIKVNDSETDGHVATTDTAGKLRITREGKTLTCYYWDGNNWQQIHQRTDFPTNDVFISICEIYSSANHPQISAYFDNFKINKGTVLKPSSGDLRFTKNDGTTLLSFWVEKVEGTSPNRVAYCWVKIADNLDNNVDIYCYYGNSNATNVSNGDDTFIFFDDFNGSSLDTNKWNELNTGPLTINSSILTIKSDADDTSHDVYSKDTFSYDHCLRGRIAIKPKTCFALENSQHTESVLEWYDASEKWRFANKTGGTLYQIEIGDADVGAWHIDEIIYKSDKGKLRRDGSDITSQSSGVPNIALPVNIRSWSATNDIRCDWVLVRKYIDPEPSYSLAGSEEILEEYETRNYNYQFDSYLIHCIDSSLSLDSLLYPFQRKLVRKSDGSFIAVYHKEVDDIYQIFLASSNDGIVWSSTQVTNDSYHQKYPAIIIDAEDDVHLVWLSQVDSDTYKIAYKCQLSGQWQDTEVIGDAIENSAPTIVFTNENDDIIYVSWHKDNKIFVKKKINNTWQSSYEFSTGVEQLFPCITVDNNGKFHLVWSIKKTSDGLYRIVYLNEEKLTYFGESEFGESEFGAQIEELAEVEGNNYPIILIDLNNNIYVYWRDKGYGNNPNYYNIVYRKNDGSGWTNIQNVSDEDHNQLAPSISATIQNDIYAVWSGLGWPNNPTFYNVQYRKPNQSVQSVTDVDRHQWFPNTIYSLYPKVFGTHTNVPKQGFGFIWLDDIYLKFYNFNLDWQSAIWKYYWIDVLLVNKVNNFLNSVLLKGVELVDRA, via the coding sequence ATGTCTTGGTTATCTAATTGGTCTTACAGAAAAAAGATAACCATTCAAGGCCAATCAGGTGCTGGAATTGATTACCAAGTACTACTCAAGGTTGGAGAGAGTTCAGGGGCTTCGGGGTGTGATTTTCACGTAGAAGGGCACTCAGCTAATTTTCCCAATGCAGACGATAATTTCGATGACAATTTATTAAATGATTATTTATGGAAAAAAATAATAAATGGAAATAACGTATCAGTAGAAGAACAGAATGGAAGAATAGAAGCTTCAGTTACTGCTACATCTGGAACTAATTATGGTTTGTTAAAAAGCAAATTTTATCTATCTGGTGATTTTGATATTCAGATAGATTTTTCCAATTTGGATTTAGAAAGCAAGGAATTTGGTTTTATACGTTTAGCAATAAGTATTGATGCTAATAATTATGCTTATTGTCAACGAGAATATAGAAATTCTTATGGTCATAACTATTTTGCTGGGATTAAAGTTAATGATAGTGAAACTGATGGTCACGTAGCTACAACCGATACTGCTGGCAAACTTCGAATCACTAGAGAAGGCAAAACGTTAACTTGTTACTATTGGGATGGAAACAATTGGCAACAAATTCACCAAAGAACAGATTTTCCAACCAATGATGTCTTTATATCAATTTGTGAAATATATAGTTCCGCCAATCATCCCCAAATTTCAGCTTATTTCGATAATTTTAAAATCAATAAAGGAACAGTTTTAAAACCATCAAGTGGTGATTTAAGGTTCACTAAAAATGATGGAACTACTTTATTAAGTTTTTGGGTAGAAAAAGTAGAAGGAACAAGTCCTAATCGTGTAGCGTATTGTTGGGTGAAAATTGCTGATAATTTAGATAATAACGTAGATATTTATTGTTACTATGGAAATTCAAATGCTACTAATGTAAGTAATGGTGATGATACATTTATTTTCTTTGATGATTTTAATGGTTCAAGTTTAGATACAAATAAATGGAATGAACTTAATACTGGCCCTTTAACGATTAATTCAAGTATTTTGACTATAAAAAGTGATGCTGACGATACAAGTCATGATGTTTATTCTAAAGATACGTTTTCTTATGACCATTGTTTAAGAGGACGTATTGCGATAAAACCAAAGACATGTTTTGCTCTTGAAAATTCACAACATACTGAAAGTGTTTTGGAATGGTACGATGCTTCGGAGAAATGGAGGTTCGCTAATAAGACAGGAGGAACATTATATCAGATTGAAATTGGCGATGCGGATGTTGGTGCATGGCATATAGATGAAATTATATATAAATCGGATAAGGGAAAACTTCGTCGAGATGGAAGCGATATTACTAGTCAATCATCGGGTGTTCCTAATATTGCTCTTCCTGTTAATATACGATCTTGGTCAGCTACGAATGATATACGATGTGATTGGGTATTAGTACGTAAATATATTGATCCAGAACCTTCTTATAGTTTAGCGGGAAGTGAAGAGATCTTAGAAGAATACGAAACTCGTAATTATAATTATCAATTTGATTCATACTTAATTCATTGTATAGATTCAAGTTTGTCATTGGATTCTTTGCTTTATCCTTTTCAAAGGAAATTAGTTAGAAAATCGGATGGTTCTTTTATTGCAGTTTATCATAAAGAAGTTGATGATATTTACCAAATCTTTTTAGCTTCATCTAATGATGGCATTGTTTGGTCTTCTACGCAAGTAACAAATGATTCTTATCATCAGAAATATCCAGCAATTATAATAGATGCAGAAGATGATGTCCATTTAGTATGGTTATCGCAAGTTGATTCTGATACTTATAAAATTGCATATAAATGTCAATTGAGTGGACAGTGGCAAGATACGGAAGTTATTGGGGATGCTATTGAAAATTCAGCACCAACAATTGTTTTTACTAATGAAAATGATGACATAATCTATGTAAGTTGGCACAAGGATAATAAAATTTTCGTAAAAAAGAAGATAAATAATACTTGGCAATCATCATATGAATTTTCAACAGGCGTTGAACAACTATTTCCATGCATTACAGTTGACAATAATGGAAAGTTTCATTTGGTTTGGTCTATAAAGAAAACATCCGATGGACTTTATCGAATAGTCTATTTAAATGAAGAAAAATTGACTTATTTTGGCGAAAGTGAATTTGGCGAAAGTGAATTTGGAGCGCAGATAGAAGAGCTTGCAGAAGTAGAAGGAAACAATTATCCTATAATTTTGATAGATTTAAACAATAACATATATGTCTATTGGCGTGATAAAGGGTATGGAAATAATCCTAATTATTATAATATAGTTTATAGAAAAAATGATGGTAGTGGATGGACTAATATTCAAAATGTTTCAGATGAAGATCATAATCAATTAGCACCTTCCATTTCAGCTACAATTCAAAATGACATTTATGCAGTTTGGTCAGGACTTGGATGGCCAAATAATCCAACATTCTATAATGTTCAATATAGAAAACCCAATCAATCAGTTCAATCAGTAACCGATGTAGATAGACATCAATGGTTTCCCAATACTATTTATTCATTATATCCGAAAGTATTTGGGACACATACTAATGTTCCGAAGCAAGGATTTGGTTTTATTTGGTTGGATGATATATATTTAAAATTTTATAATTTTAATTTGGATTGGCAATCAGCAATTTGGAAGTATTATTGGATTGATGTTTTATTAGTAAATAAAGTAAATAATTTCTTAAACAGTGTGCTGCTTAAAGGTGTTGAACTGGTTGATCGAGCC